The region CGATGTGTGACCTTCGAACAGTAAATTATTTGCAGCTTCTACAGCAAAGTTATGGTCAAGCTACAGACTGACAGTCTTTTTTAATAGCACTGGTTGGTATAgtttatatttgctttttaGCATACACAATTCTGTTTAAAGCCGGTTTCTATGCTAATAATCACTAATCTGGTGAGAATCGCATAAAGGTGGCCATTGTCATAATAGACAAAGCACGGCTGGTTTTTAATAGCTTCCGCGAAACTTAAACTAGTTCTATGTTAGGAAATAGTTGAAATCGGCTAACTTATTGCATTTCACTGGATTCGGATTACTACTTAgactaatatatttaaattgaactGCTGGGTAGTATAAGTTTCCTTAAGCTTGTGAAATAGAACCGCCGAAGTATTGGGTGGGAGAATGGCTGGTCGTATAGTAATAGCCAGACGTTGCGGTCGTCGGGGTCGTCGGGGTGGTGACTTCAGGTAAAAGTGTAGTGCTGTCAATTGTGATCACTGAATTCGTGCTTGTATGGACTGGATGATCGGGACGTACTGTTGGGCTCGGCGTTACTTCAGCACCTTCTGTCGTTTTCGTATAGACGAGTTGAGTAGTGCTAGTATCATCCGCAGTAAAGTCTGTGTTTACCTCCGTGGAATGATGTGTCACCGGCTTTTCGGTCGTGGTTGTGGAACTGAAGAAAGTGACTGACTTATTCAAGCCAATACGAAAGCCCCCAGCGGAAGACTTGGCCTGCACCACGCTGTTCAGCAACTGAATTTTAGTAGAGATGAGGCTAGATATTAGTTGTGTGTTGAAAGGCGAGGGCCCCACGGTGCTCTGGTAACTTCCGCTGGAG is a window of Drosophila biarmipes strain raj3 chromosome 3R, RU_DBia_V1.1, whole genome shotgun sequence DNA encoding:
- the LOC108031754 gene encoding uncharacterized protein LOC108031754 isoform X1, with protein sequence MGNSHNVEAKTMLRTISILALLACTAATMAEAKPILIKVFAPSVGYSSGSYQSTVGPSPFNTQLISSLISTKIQLLNSVVQAKSSAGGFRIGLNKSVTFFSSTTTTEKPVTHHSTEVNTDFTADDTSTTQLVYTKTTEGAEVTPSPTVRPDHPVHTSTNSVITIDSTTLLPEVTTPTTPTTATSGYYYTTSHSPTQYFGGSISQA
- the LOC108031754 gene encoding uncharacterized protein LOC108031754 isoform X2; the encoded protein is MGNSHNVEAKTMLRTISILALLACTAATMAEAKPILIKVFAPSVGYSSGSYQSTVGPSPFNTQLISSLISTKIQLLNSVVQAKSSAGGFRIGLNKSVTFFSSTTTTEKPVTHHSTEVNTDFTADDTSTTQLVYTKTTEGAEVTPSPTHYTFT
- the LOC108031754 gene encoding uncharacterized protein LOC108031754 isoform X3, which produces MGNSHNVEAKTMLRTISILALLACTAATMAEAKPILIKVFAPSVGYSSGSYQSTVGPSPFNTQLISSLISTKIQLLNSVVQAKSSAGGFRIGLNKSVTFFSSTTTTEKPVTHHSTEKVLK